In Populus alba chromosome 4, ASM523922v2, whole genome shotgun sequence, the genomic window GGTAAATGTATCATTTTACgggattaaatattttgatctaaatttatctcttattttttatagttttatttgtagttattgttaatgatttttttttatttacatagatTGAtatcgatttatttaattagatatttatatcggtttttaatttaaatttttattttttttatgaaaaaatattaaaatagttggcatatctatttttttttaaaaaaagaaacaaccgATAAAGTCAAATAGTATAATATATGTGTACAAGCACTACCCCCACAACCTAGTACAATAATTGACAAAAATCTTATCCTTTTCTCACTTCATGCAATGAAACCGAAGTCCAAAACCCACACGGAGTCTAAAAACTCCAACTTCGTTTGGAAATGGAACACAAATGgcagaaagaagaagaatggaaATCAATTCCCAGTACCTGAATTCCTACAGGACAACTACAAGAAATTAGAGGAAACAATTATGGATCCTGGAGGTGGTGTTGGAATCGGGTGTGGTATTGGAGCAGGCTTCGGCTTGGTGGGTGGAGTCGGGTATGGTGGCTGGCCATGGAACCATACGAAGCTAGTTTTTGGGGTTGGTATGGGTTGTGGTGTTGGGTTCGGGTTTGGATATGGTAATGGTCTTGGACATGGTTTTAGTTTGGATTCTTTGGAGTCTTTCGGAGGTCGGATTCTAACAAGAAAAGAGATGTGATTTTTGgggtttgtgtttatttttcttgttgtttcgtTGTTAATTACCTGTTTACATTTTGTAGTATTATTTTGGGTTTGACCagcaaccaaaataaaaactcaatttttgttTAGATCTGCactcatttttctttcaaattcattgACTTGAGCTACAAATTGAAAATGATTGGCAACAAAAGAGTTACTAATTCAAAGGGCCTCTCATCATCCTCTGGAATTCGCAAGAATGACAATCTGACATGATTGCATGATACCTCAACTATGTAAAATAGGAAATTGTCAAGAGAAGACAAGTAATCCTCCGAGGTCATGGAACTGAAATAAATACAATTGACAAATGCTTTAGCGAACTCAAGTAGCCTGTCTTTTTTATAATCCTGCAAGAAGTTCTTTCAATCTGCGGGCAAACTAGCCTGGATCTAGAAAGCCATAGCCCGTTTCTTGCAAACTACACCTTCGAATAACATGCTTCAAGTTTGAGAATCGATTCCCAGGTGCAGAAACATTATAGCATTAAGATTCGAGAACGAAAAGGGTTTCGAGATGTCTGCATTACTCGAAACTTTTCTCACTTTACAGAAGCAAGTGCAAAGCATGAAACTGCTCGGAGTAAGCACAAGGTCCCCAAAATACAAACCGGACATCTGGTAATAAACACTATTATAATCACATAAGCAAACAGAGTGTCAATCCACAATAATGGCCAGCTTTGATTAGTGGAAATTGTAAGGAATTACGATCACCTATGAGCAGAATACAACATGAAATGTTGCATGCTCACTTGAGAATACAATGGATTAGTTCCCGTGTCCTGGGAACTGGTTATGCAGTAGATATGCAATATGCTCTCAAACACCAACCAAATTGTCATAGCAGTCTACAAGCTTTTTCCACTCAAGCATTAGAAGCTTCAAAGCAGGCTTTGAAGTTCTTAGCATCACATCTTACCATTTTCATGATCACAGTTTGAGGTTATCTTTAAATCCAAAACCAGGGTCAATGCAGCCACCACCAGCTAAATAAAGCCAGCTAAAAAACAGCAAAAAGGCCAACACAAGAAATCAAACAGAAAccaaaatttcttcttcaaaaagTGAAGCTTGAACCAAGAAACAAATAAACAGAGACAAGATAAAGTTTTTTCTTCCacatattaaaagtaaaagcgCAAATCAAATTCCTCTCTAAGAAGATGATTGATCACTCTTGTCCTTCTTAGAATGGATTGCCCCAACAAGGGCCTCGATCTCTTCCTTGATTCGTCCAAACACACCTGGTCCTTTAACTTCATCAATCGGAGTATCCTCGTCAATATCGTCACTTCTTCCGTGCGTTTCTTGATGATGGTGTGGAGATTTTCCACTATGAGTCATTGCTTCTAACTCTTCCATCACATTTGGTTCTGCTTTTACATCCTTTTCTGCTGCATCAAAACcaccaaaaaatgaaaatttttacatcaaaattctGCTTCAAGCAAAGCCCATCAAGAAAATCTacaaaattaatctttattgTGAAATAAAATACCTGATGATGAAGGACTTTTTGGGTCTGCTTTTGGTTCTGCCATTGAAATTTCTCTGGATTAAAATTTGTGCCTCGGTATCGAAGACTAATCTGGGTTTTGGTTATTGGAGAATTTCATCAGTGCCTTTAATGGCTCATTACGAACACGTGGACGGTTCAGATGCTACTCTTCACAATCGGCTTGTGCAAGTCACGTAATCGTAATTAGCAGAACTTAGGGctctacaaaattatttttctttttcttttttaatttcttagccCCTCTCACTTGTTACTTGTTAGACATTCAGGAACTGACCGGTGACAGTTGTTAATCTCgatatgtgtttgtttttgctatgAAAGTTGAGTTTTGTgtatgaaatttatttaaaaaaaaaatagaaaaaaaaaattaaattttgtaattgagttttttgaataattaaattgtatataaTTTCAACTGCAATTACGATTctaaatacaaatatatttttacaatctATTTGGGATCAcagttgaaattaatttttttaaaatttaaattttttttactaattttttttttatgttttaaaatcatgtgctaattttaaaaataaaaaaaatataattttaatatatttcttaataaaaaatattttaaactataaccTTTAGCAGAATTCCAAACAAACATAAATCATTTGTTGACTCTGAGTTTTCAGTGGTCtagattatatttgtttttaatttatttaatgactTTACTGATTAAACTTTATAGACCAACTCGCCATCCATTTGAaactatatcatttttatttctttttaatctaaaacaacttggttttttgttttttaaaacatgaaactAAGTCTTTTTGTGATAGAACTGGGTTGATTCACCAGATAAATTTGCAACTCGTATCTTGCATGAGTCATGTCTCATACCAGGTGTGATAACAATGGATGTTACAGAAGCAAAGATGAAAAGGTATATATTACTCGTAATTTTGACCAATTTACATTTAGCATGTGCTATGAGGAATGGATGAGTTCGTTAATGAAAGACAAAGCAGGAGGGCAGTCCTGCTACAACTACAAGCCCCAGAAAGCAAACTACAGAACACTGCAGGAAACGAGAAATATGAACACATTGTTTTCAGCAACTTTGGCCGGTAATTATGCATCTATCCATAATTACCTCCTCCCTGATTCAACATCTTCAACAGTCGTAGTCAAGTCACGTGCAAGATTTAGCCCTAAGAATCCATTTTTATCGTCTCCCTGGTTCTCAACATGCGAATCCATTGGCCGTGCATTGAGTGGATTTACAGTAGCATCTGCTTGTGCACTGGCACGTGACTCAAGTTCCTGAAAGTAAGCATAAGGTCCCCAACCTGCATGCAGAAGATTGGATGAGCATGACACTGCAGAGAAGACAACAGAATGCCAATTCATTAAGGAAGTCAGCTTTGATGACCGACACCTGTCAAGAATTAAGACCATCACTGAGCAGGATGCAACTAGAAATGTTGCATGCTCACTTAAACACGCGAAGTTCCATGTCCATAACAATATAACTTGGGAATTAGCTATGCGGTGGATATGACAGCATGCTTTCGAACAGCAACCAGATTGGCAGAGCTGGTTATGGTTTTTTGGTTCCAGCATTAGATGCTTCGCGGAGCGTTCTTGCTCATAGGCTGTACAGCTGCTGCTATTTTCTGGTTTTAGATCCGTATACTCAAACAGGTACATTAAATGAATTTCTTTAGTTGTAACCTAGGTGCCTAATCAAAATCATATTCCTGCACAAGGAGAATATACTTCAAGGAAAGTATTCTCTAGCTAAGTACATCAACAATGTTCCAAGCAACATCCTTCCTGGACTCTAATGTTCAACAAAAAGTGAAGGAGCCATATAAAATTTGCCAGCAAATATACCTTGAGGATGATATGGTGGGGGGAAGAATTGCAAATAGCAAAATGTGGCGACCACAAGTCCTGCAAAAGGCGCCTCTGCAATGGTTAGCCAAGGTAATCATCCAATCGACAATGAGgaagtttcatttaaatgagTAAATAAACAATGAGAAGGCACACACCTAAGAGACCTCCTGCAAAGACATCCTGCCAATGATGCCAGTAGTCGTCCACTCGGGAAATGGCAACAAGACATGCAGCTAGTACTGGTAAGAAGACAATGCATAGTTTTGCAACATGGCCCTTACGGTCAAATGCTTTTAGTTTTCCAGATAAGTAGAGTGAGAGGAAACCCAGACCAGCGAAGGAACCTGGAAATGGAAATCATTATTCCTCTAAGCTAAAACGGCTACCAAAAGTATCGAGCCAACTTCGCTTTGGTATTAAGTGTTCAATTTCTGCAGCTTACCTTAGCAAAATGCCCATATTTCAAtgcagaaattaaaatatttcttcatGACTAAGTGTAAAGTAACTTTGTGGTTACtaatttcttaattgttttgtGAAGCAATTATCTGTAATGGTTAACTTACAGGAAGTGTGCCCACTGGGAAAACTCTTGTGCCCTTCCTTTATGATACTTTTCTCACCATGACATATCACATTTCCCAAGTGATCATAAACCTGTAGATCAATAAGGTTTCAGGAATTAAATTCTGTAACCATGAAGGTGATGAAATGTGGAAAGGAGGTGAACCTAAATCAACCCTCACAGTAGAAAGTATCAAATAACTGCAGGTCCATAGAAGCATACATCCTTTCCATCAGGAAAACAACGCCAAAAGAAATCAGGTCGAGGCCGACCAActgcattttttattgaatctgtAATGACAGCTGTCACTAGAATGGAGAATAAGAGACCTGCTATAGTGAACACACATAATGCATTATGAGACTTCTTCCAGCAGATTGGATAAAAGAAATCTTTAACAAATAAACATTAAGGAGAGGACAGGGTATGATCACCAAGTATGGCATGATGAAGATCATAGACGTCTCTCCTACGATAGTAGACGACAAGGAATATCACCACAGGCAAAAGAACAGCATACATCTAATCATCAGAAAAGAGAAAGGGTTCCATCAATGTTGTTGTTACTCACTTGGTTCACTTGCAGTGTATGTTTTTATTTAGCAAAAGAAGCCAGGATACTTACCGGGACAGCCCAAGCAGGCACTGTATTATCTAACAAAGGATATCTAAGATCTGTCATCATATCCTTTCCAACATATCGGTAAAATGGAGGCGTAAGATAGAGGATGACCTCTATCACGACAAGAAGCACAAACATGAGCCAATCATGCATGTGTGTCTTTGCAACTGTAGCTCCATGGGACCTCACAGTATGTGTACCAGAACCAAGTCGGACCTCCCTCATCTGGACCTCCTTCATCTTGCACCATGAAACCATTTAGTGTTATCTCATATCAGACTCTGAGCTCCAAATAAAGGGACATTAGGAAAGTAACATAAGGTTTGTTCGGTGAAATATGACCACAGGTATTAGAGTAAAAATTATCAGgaagttataaatattatgcCTTTATTTTACTGTTTATGAATTTCATGAAAGGTATAAGCACCTTTCTCAATGCATCTGCAACTCAAGCAACATAAATCACCATCCATACGAACAGTAAAGACTAAAGCAAGAAACCCAGGTTACGCATGCAGCAAGATTACTTCTCAAAGATTCACATCATAAATACACTGGCGGCAGAATTATCTGTTCTAGATCATGGATTTTGAGAGGACTCTCTTCATcactaaacaaaaaatagcaCTACATAGGCATGCTGTAATGATGCTGAAATATGCACAGCAAAATTGAATTGACATAACGGTTCTCTATAATCATGAAAGTtctaatgattataaaaaagagaaactCAAGTCCAACAGCtttttcaaaactcaaaagaatcagaaaaataaaaccacTAGCATTCCCAACACAAACCCAAAACTTCACATTATTAGAGAGACCTTCATACCTAAATGAAGATCTAAAAGTAACAACTATACCTCTTCGCTCGTGTTCTCTAATAGTGGAAGGTCAACTGGTGAAAATGACTGACAAGTATTTGCATTAATCTCCAGCCTGTTGACTGTCGCATCCTAGATAACCCAACAAACCAATAATCAgggtaaaaaaatgaagatcccAGTGATCATAcaatttaataagtttaataaattgGCCTGATTTGGATTCACTTATGAGCAGATTGTGAGTTTATACGAAGTGTTTGGAAGCAAGCAAAGCATTCTACCCTAACTGCATACTCTACCCAGTTTTATACCAGGGTAAAAcatcatatataataattatagaacTTTTAATCAGAACCCAAAACTGTAGGCACagtacataataataataataataataataaaaactattaatcACAGCATCAAACCAAGAAATGTCAAGGCTGATATCCATCCAGCACTTTCTTACTTGTTTCCAGAAAATGCTACTCAGAAATGCCATCACCATAATGTTATTCATTAAAGCATTATCCAAAACACTGgtagataaaaatattgtggattaaCTTATTGACAGTAACCAATGAATTTGAagatctttttattaataacttGGAGGACAACCAACGGGACTTTTCATGAAGGATTCCATCATCTCAAACTGCAACATAGGAGAGTAAGATTTGCAACAGGAGTTCAGAATATGAAGATAAGTTTTAGGACCTTCTTTATCAGGAGTCCTCTATGTTCAGATGCCATACAACTTGGGAGTCTAGTAATAGAATGCATCACCAGGTAGGTCATGGAATACAGGTAAATGGAAGTTCATGGGAAAAACCATTTCATACTTTGTCATTGTTAGaattaaattaactattaaaataGTACCATCAACTAATATATGCATAGTCCTGTGCAGATAGCTTATTGGTATCTTGGTATAGATAATCAAACTTCCCATAAATTACAAGCAGTTGCTAACACAACCTTGCTTCCCGTTTCCCAAAACTAAATATAGCTGACAATGTACTGGATACGGTAAAACCTATAGCTGGCATGTAGCTTATCTGCTCTTTTTAATGGCCATTATATGTCGCAGTTCAATTCCTTCATTAACAACTTCTGTGCACTGGGTATACTCTCTTTTGTCAAGAAGTGCAACAGCTGCACCCAGATTTTTCATTCTAGACTTTACACCTATCCTCCCTTATTATCTGAAATGCACGCTGTTTTATCACCATAAGAGGTGGCACATGGTATGCACACAACCGCTACACTTATCCTCCCTTATCCTCTCATTGAGCTATTAACTTAACACAATTATCCGTCACCGGCATCTTAAAACCAGATTTAGGACTGCCACCTCTCCAAAACTGAAGTGATTAACCATAGACATGGATATTCATTCAGGAGCATCTCTGAGAAACTAGAGATTCGATCTAAGCTGCAATGCACAAAATCCCCATGATATAGAAAATTCATTGCACTGTTTCCTAAGGGCTTCCAACTTGCTTCTATGTAGATCTCCCTACAGGGTACGAGTTCTGAAAACCTCTAGCAAAATCTAACATTTTCAACGAAGATGTGGAAGCATCTCTGAGTAATTGGAGATAGCAGATTAACCCATTTAAAGAGCTACTTCTCATATCAATGGGCTCCAGCTCCTCATTTGTCACTTCGACTACTCAACTAAAGCCTAGACAGTAAATCTACAGTACAACCATATGTAGTAAAATTAACTGAATGCTACATGTACATCACACAACActttatccttttcattttacttCACCAAACAAGGCGAGGGTCAAAACGACGATTCAACTTATGATGTATTAAACCTAATTGAGACTTACAAGCATTGTAATCAAGAGAGCATGTTACAAGTTCATGATCTAGTATTCCTCCAAGAATGGCTGTTtctaatcaaacaaaataacgACCAAGACCCACACGACATAAAATAAATGCCCAAGTATGAAGCTGTAAAGGACATCGGCAACTCATCAGAAAATACATAATATTTTGAGGAAGGATTCAACTAAGGCCTTCCCTTAATCCCTATTCAGACAATTAACAGCAAGCATACTGAAACCTCTCCAATTAATAGCAGTGAATAGCAAGTAGCTTGAgtttttcaatgttttcatcatttcagtggttttattacattaaattttaatttgcttttgattGCAGATTTCAAGTTTCAACACAGATAGAGCAAGCATAAGTAGAGACTTCCTCGTTCCCCTCAAAACTCCAAAACCCTCAAACTCAAATTGCTGCATCAACAATGATGTGATCTCTCACCACACAAGTCCAAATTAACCCACTCCTAATTTCACAGAACTGCAATATAAATGTCTCTTACATATATTTTTCTGTTAGTAGAGAAACCCAAAAGAAGTCAAAACAAATTAGTCACATTCTGCTACACCAACTACAAAGCCagcaacataaaaaacaacaaagcaaacCCACATAAGATAATCCAATTTAACAGCTAAAGACTAAGAACAAAACAGAAAGAAACAACctttttagaaaagaaacaCTAACCTGAAAGatgcttttaaaattcttaaagcAAGAAAGAGATTGATAATCCCACAAAGGCATTGTAGTCATCCACCGACAAAACAACACAATACTGCAAAGACAAACTAAAATATAATGTCCCAGAAAGTGTCACCATGGTATAGGTAGCTTCCGATGAGTCAGCAAGGTTCATATGAAACACACAAACAATGTCTTATCTTatttaaagcttcttttttattggtttaataCAAAAAAGTGTGAGTCCCCAACTCTACTCCAGCTAggggtgtttaaaaaaaatcaaataaccgaaaaaaccgatgATACTAAAACCAAAAATCTTTCCAATTCAGTTCGGTTTAGGTTTTACCACCGAAACCGGTGAACCGAAACAGTCACtcataaaatacatttaaaaatgaCCTGGTATAAATAGCATagtaaacctaaacctaaatcaCATTACAATTTAATTCTAAACCGCCGCCCACACCAGACCAAAGTCTTCTCTCCTTCCTactttccctttcaattttcttcatctCTACCTCTTGCCCCCTGTATATTTCTCTTCTCTAGCCGATCAACAAGTAAATAACCCTCATCTCCGCATCGATCTACTCATCTAGTATACTcgaagttgaaaaaaaactcGAACAAAACCCCTCGGCGTCTCTCTTCACTTGCAGCAGAAAGAGTCAAAGAGGTAAAGTTTAATGCTTATCCATGTGTTAATTATGGGCTTCGTGTGCTTGGAAGTTGTATTGTAACATTTGTTCCATTCGAGATCTCTGACctctacttcttctttttctatcctTTTGCAGCTAGGGTTTTTACATATTTCTTCAGGTTTGCCCCTCCTTCCCCggcctttttcttctttctgttgatttttgttGAATCTGTTGATATTGAGTTCTTAATTGCTTTGTTAAGCATTGTTAACTTTAATATGTATcagtttattttgattgttttgaatcTGTTGATATTTTGCTTTGTTAAGCCTTCTAGCCACGATCAATCTCAGTACTGCATAACAAGAGTGCAGATTTCACATTAATTTACATAAATTCTagtaatatttgaaaattgtAACCACTTTCTATGGTTATTCCTTGAAAATCTTAGCatattatgaatattttctAGGGGAATTTGATGACTGCCTTATTTATCTGGAAAGTGGAAAGAACAGTATAaggttttgaaaagaaaaacgaaaaggaAATTGGCTTTTAGGTTTTTTCCCCTTATATTCCTAGTACTTTCATTCTGTAGTGTTAACTGTTAATGTGTTTGATGCTTAGCAATTAACTTGTTGTATTAATTATTCATTCTAGATtagatttatgtttttgtgCTGTTAAATGATTTTGGATTTGGAAGTTAGCTGATTTTTCGATAGTTCGATGTCATATAGTATAAACCTGCATCACTTTctgatttttagatttgaatgACTCATACTTGATTCAAATTTTTCACTGGGTTGTCTTCTTTGAGTTTAAATGAACCTGCATCACTTTCTGTTTCTGGTGGATCATGTACATGCATTCAACAAAAACTTTGAATCCTGCCCTGCTTGgaataatttgatgtttgtaTTATCGACaagtcaattcttttttaatgggAATTAGTAGAGGGGTTTGGTTTAGATATATACGGTTCATGTATGATCCAAACATACATACTTGTATaaatgtttggttttttatggGAACTCCACAACTCCCTCCACTCCACTATTAGAATTTGGTAATTAGGTGTTGCATACATACTTGATACTTGTGTAAATGTTTAGTCCTGTTAAGtgctaataattatataagagaGAGATTGCGTGAGAATCCATATGGGGGAGTGAAATAATTCAATGAAAATCCGAATAAGTTAATGGAACCAAGGCCTTGATTGAGTAAAATGTGTTGGATCAGCACATGTAAATGCCACTGACTTTCAGGGTTTTGCTTGCTCTTTCCTTCATTTTTAGAATAGAAATTGGTCCATTACAGCATGCAAGTTTTTTAGAATAGAGAGGTGATAGATGTTTTTTTGCAATTATATGAACCTAACATGATTCTCAACTTCTACTTGATTCTTAATTGCAAtcaaatgttgatttatgttgttgttttcttaatttcagaTGGATAATATGGAAAATCCTACATCAAATGAGACAAATCCTTCAAGTTCAGGACCAAATTCTTTGCCTATTCCAGTTCCAGTCACTACCTCCATTATAAACATCAACACTGAAGAAGGTAATCCACCTTCTAGatgtaataaaagaaaaacatcctaaatttgggatcactttaaaaaactagaTGGTAATTCTAAAACTCCTAGGGCTGTATGTAAGTATTGTGGAAAAGACTATGCATGTCATACTATGCTTAATGGAACTAGTAACATGTGGAGTCATCTAGGTGTATGcaaaaaatttccttttgtcATTGatcgaaaacaaaaaactctagTTTTAGAACCTAAGCCTAAAATAGAGGGGGGTGATAATGGAGAGGGAAATTTGGTGACTGTTATGGCAGTGAGCTATAATTATGAAGAGTGTAGAAAAGCCCTTGGAAAAATGATTATACTTGATGAGCTACCTTTTAACTTCATAGAAAACCaaggatttaaatcattttgtaaaGTAATGCAGCCTAGATTTGATGTTCCTTCTCGTTTGACGATTTGGAGAGATTGTTTGAAGATTTATTTAGTTGAGAaggagaaattaaagaaagctcTTAAGGATCAACGTTTATGTTTAACAACTGATACTTggacatcaatccaaaatattaattatatgtgtttgactGCTCATTGGATTGATGAAGGTTGGAACTTGAATAAAAGAATTCTAAACTTTTGTCAAGTTTCTAATCATAAAGGTGAAACCATTGGCCAAGCGATTGAGAGTTGTTTATTGGAATGGGGAATTGATAAGATTTTAATAGTTACTGTAGACAATGcaagttcaaataatttgacaataaaatatCTGAAAAGAGTAACAATTGGGTGGgcaactaatatat contains:
- the LOC118056051 gene encoding lipid phosphate phosphatase 2 isoform X4, translating into MTTMPLWDYQSLSCFKNFKSIFQDATVNRLEINANTCQSFSPVDLPLLENTSEECKMKEVQMREVRLGSGTHTVRSHGATVAKTHMHDWLMFVLLVVIEVILYLTPPFYRYVGKDMMTDLRYPLLDNTVPAWAVPMYAVLLPVVIFLVVYYRRRDVYDLHHAILGLLFSILVTAVITDSIKNAVGRPRPDFFWRCFPDGKDVYDHLGNVICHGEKSIIKEGHKSFPSGHTSCSFAGLGFLSLYLSGKLKAFDRKGHVAKLCIVFLPVLAACLVAISRVDDYWHHWQDVFAGGLLGLVVATFCYLQFFPPPYHPQGWGPYAYFQELESRASAQADATVNPLNARPMDSHVENQGDDKNGFLGLNLARDLTTTVEDVESGRR
- the LOC118056051 gene encoding lipid phosphate phosphatase 2 isoform X1 gives rise to the protein MTTMPLWDYQSLSCFKNFKSIFQDATVNRLEINANTCQSFSPVDLPLLENTSEEMKEVQMREVRLGSGTHTVRSHGATVAKTHMHDWLMFVLLVVIEVILYLTPPFYRYVGKDMMTDLRYPLLDNTVPAWAVPMYAVLLPVVIFLVVYYRRRDVYDLHHAILAGLLFSILVTAVITDSIKNAVGRPRPDFFWRCFPDGKDVYDHLGNVICHGEKSIIKEGHKSFPSGHTSCSFAGLGFLSLYLSGKLKAFDRKGHVAKLCIVFLPVLAACLVAISRVDDYWHHWQDVFAGGLLGLVVATFCYLQFFPPPYHPQDLKPENSSSCTAYEQERSAKHLMLEPKNHNQLCQSGCCSKACCHIHRIANSQVILLWTWNFACLSEHATFLVASCSVMVLILDRLGTLCLLSGT
- the LOC118056051 gene encoding lipid phosphate phosphatase 2 isoform X6; the protein is MKEVQMREVRLGSGTHTVRSHGATVAKTHMHDWLMFVLLVVIEVILYLTPPFYRYVGKDMMTDLRYPLLDNTVPAWAVPMYAVLLPVVIFLVVYYRRRDVYDLHHAILAGLLFSILVTAVITDSIKNAVGRPRPDFFWRCFPDGKDVYDHLGNVICHGEKSIIKEGHKSFPSGHTSCSFAGLGFLSLYLSGKLKAFDRKGHVAKLCIVFLPVLAACLVAISRVDDYWHHWQDVFAGGLLGLVVATFCYLQFFPPPYHPQDLKPENSSSCTAYEQERSAKHLMLEPKNHNQLCQSGCCSKACCHIHRIANSQVILLWTWNFACLSEHATFLVASCSVMVLILDRLGTLCLLSGT
- the LOC118056051 gene encoding lipid phosphate phosphatase 2 isoform X5 — its product is MTTMPLWDYQSLSCFKNFKSIFQDATVNRLEINANTCQSFSPVDLPLLENTSEEEVQMREVRLGSGTHTVRSHGATVAKTHMHDWLMFVLLVVIEVILYLTPPFYRYVGKDMMTDLRYPLLDNTVPAWAVPMYAVLLPVVIFLVVYYRRRDVYDLHHAILAGLLFSILVTAVITDSIKNAVGRPRPDFFWRCFPDGKDVYDHLGNVICHGEKSIIKEGHKSFPSGHTSCSFAGLGFLSLYLSGKLKAFDRKGHVAKLCIVFLPVLAACLVAISRVDDYWHHWQDVFAGGLLGLVVATFCYLQFFPPPYHPQGWGPYAYFQELESRASAQADATVNPLNARPMDSHVENQGDDKNGFLGLNLARDLTTTVEDVESGRR
- the LOC118056051 gene encoding putative lipid phosphate phosphatase 3, chloroplastic isoform X8 codes for the protein MTTMPLWDYQSLSCFKNFKSIFQDATVNRLEINANTCQSFSPVDLPLLENTSEECKMKEVQMREVRLGSGTHTVRSHGATVAKTHMHDWLMFVLLVVIEVILYLTPPFYRYVGKDMMTDLRYPLLDNTVPAWAVPMYAVLLPVVIFLVVYYRRRDVYDLHHAILAGLLFSILVTAVITDSIKNAVGRPRPDFFWRCFPDGKDVYDHLGNVICHGEKSIIKEGHKSFPSGHTSCSFAGLGFLSLYLSGKLKAFDRKGHVAKLCIVFLPVLAACLVAISRVDDYWHHWQDVFAGGLLGLVVATFCYLQFFPPPYHPQGI
- the LOC118056051 gene encoding lipid phosphate phosphatase 2 isoform X3, translating into MTTMPLWDYQSLSCFKNFKSIFQDATVNRLEINANTCQSFSPVDLPLLENTSEECKMKEVQMREVRLGSGTHTVRSHGATVAKTHMHDWLMFVLLVVIEVILYLTPPFYRYVGKDMMTDLRYPLLDNTVPAWAVPMYAVLLPVVIFLVVYYRRRDVYDLHHAILAGLLFSILVTAVITDSIKNAVGRPRPDFFWRCFPDGKDVYDHLGNVICHGEKSIIKEGHKSFPSGHTSCSFAGLGFLSLYLSGKLKAFDRKGHVAKLCIVFLPVLAACLVAISRVDDYWHHWQDVFAGGLLGLVVATFCYLQFFPPPYHPQGWGPYAYFQELESRASAQADATVNPLNARPMDSHVENQGDDKNGFLGLNLARDLTTTVEDVESGRR
- the LOC118056051 gene encoding lipid phosphate phosphatase 2 isoform X2, which codes for MTTMPLWDYQSLSCFKNFKSIFQDATVNRLEINANTCQSFSPVDLPLLENTSEEEVQMREVRLGSGTHTVRSHGATVAKTHMHDWLMFVLLVVIEVILYLTPPFYRYVGKDMMTDLRYPLLDNTVPAWAVPMYAVLLPVVIFLVVYYRRRDVYDLHHAILAGLLFSILVTAVITDSIKNAVGRPRPDFFWRCFPDGKDVYDHLGNVICHGEKSIIKEGHKSFPSGHTSCSFAGLGFLSLYLSGKLKAFDRKGHVAKLCIVFLPVLAACLVAISRVDDYWHHWQDVFAGGLLGLVVATFCYLQFFPPPYHPQDLKPENSSSCTAYEQERSAKHLMLEPKNHNQLCQSGCCSKACCHIHRIANSQVILLWTWNFACLSEHATFLVASCSVMVLILDRLGTLCLLSGT
- the LOC118056056 gene encoding uncharacterized protein isoform X2, which codes for MAEPKADPKSPSSSEKDVKAEPNVMEELEAMTHSGKSPHHHQETHGRSDDIDEDTPIDEVKGPGVFGRIKEEIEALVGAIHSKKDKSDQSSS
- the LOC118056056 gene encoding uncharacterized protein isoform X1 codes for the protein MAEPKADPKSPSSSAEKDVKAEPNVMEELEAMTHSGKSPHHHQETHGRSDDIDEDTPIDEVKGPGVFGRIKEEIEALVGAIHSKKDKSDQSSS
- the LOC118056051 gene encoding lipid phosphate phosphatase 2 isoform X7 encodes the protein MREVRLGSGTHTVRSHGATVAKTHMHDWLMFVLLVVIEVILYLTPPFYRYVGKDMMTDLRYPLLDNTVPAWAVPMYAVLLPVVIFLVVYYRRRDVYDLHHAILAGLLFSILVTAVITDSIKNAVGRPRPDFFWRCFPDGKDVYDHLGNVICHGEKSIIKEGHKSFPSGHTSCSFAGLGFLSLYLSGKLKAFDRKGHVAKLCIVFLPVLAACLVAISRVDDYWHHWQDVFAGGLLGLVVATFCYLQFFPPPYHPQDLKPENSSSCTAYEQERSAKHLMLEPKNHNQLCQSGCCSKACCHIHRIANSQVILLWTWNFACLSEHATFLVASCSVMVLILDRLGTLCLLSGT